A section of the Primulina eburnea isolate SZY01 chromosome 1, ASM2296580v1, whole genome shotgun sequence genome encodes:
- the LOC140828117 gene encoding kinesin-like protein KIN-7F yields MGAIVAEDLLNWEKLQGMGNGSDEKILVLVRLRPLNEKEIARNEVVDWECINSTTILYRNSLQERSGLPTAYSLDRVFRGDCTTREVYEEGTKDIALSVVGGINSTIFAYGQTSSGKTYTMNGITEYTVADIYDYILKHEERAFVLKFAAMEIYNEVVRDLLSTDNTPLRILDDPEKGTVIEKLTEETLKDWNHLKELLSICEAQRQVGETSLNETSSRSHQILRLTIESSAREFLGKGNSTTLAASVNFVDLAGSERASQALSVGQRLKEGCHINRSLLTLGTVIRKLSKGRHRHVNYRDSKLTRILQPALGGNARTAIVCTLTPARSHVEQSRNTLLFATCAKEVSTNAQVNVVMSDKALVKQLQKEVARLESELRSPGSICDHAALLRKKDVQIEKLEKENRELKKERDLAHSRIEELLRVVENNKVSQKFVGILSVDGEFECNGMSDPLLSESSEDHSLSDVVSDSSKGIDESMTGIGEYSDDICKEVGCIEMAESEQDESNGENRERSPDAWQLRYESVIAQETAGALSTRISDLESSHSFGLLEQKFQDLQKTIDSLVVPYPESSSPGATSTSMTGSERLKMTPSRSSRANLTVGSPDFEMPEQSESTPPTVLEKSFTGRPESVFQRKHWKIPPVIYGVNNEALSRNDSLSSDSGSFIDETNGKNAQGDEDIPTLGSFVAGLKEMAKLQYENQSMNQVEEMGKTNARDAAFDPEQDWSLKFEKLQKLIIELWQACNVSLVHRTYFILLIKDDFTDSIYMEVEHRRLSYLRETFSRGDSAVHDNRTLTLASSKKALRREREMLSRLMHKRCTEDERTKMYNEWGISVKSKQRRLQLVRLLWSDTENMNRITKSAAIISKLIGFSQHGQAHKEMFGLSFTPPRMSRRSFSWKNSMVSLL; encoded by the exons ATGGGGGCGATTGTTGCAGAAGATTTATTGAATTGGGAGAAGCTGCAAGGCATGGGGAACGGAAGTGATGAGAAGATTCTTGTGTTGGTGAGATTAAGGCCTTTGAACGAGAAGGAGATTGCACGAAATGAAGTTGTGGATTGGGAATGCATCAACTCGACCACTATTTTGTACCGGAACAGCCTACAGGAGCGGTCTGGACTTCCTACAGCTTACTCACTTG ATAGAGTATTTAGGGGTGACTGCACTACCAGGGAGGTGTATGAAGAAGGAACAAAAGATATTGCTCTTTCGGTGGTTGGTGGTATTAACT CAACGATTTTCGCATATGGTCAGACAAGCAGCGGGAAGACATATACAATGAATGGTATTACCGAGTATACGGTAGCTGATATTTATGATTATATACTTAAG CACGAAGAAAGAGCATTTGTTCTAAAGTTTGCTGCTATGGAGATATATAACGAAGTTGTTAGAGACCTCCTAAGCACGGATAATACTCCATTAAGGATACTTGATGATCCAGAG AAGGGAACTGTTATAGAAAAACTCACTGAAGAAACTTTAAAGGATTGGAATCACCTCAAGGAGTTGCTATCCATCTGCGAAG CGCAAAGACAGGTTGGAGAGACCTCATTAAATGAAACAAGCTCTAGATCCCATCAAATTCTTAGACTG ACAATTGAAAGTTCTGCTCGTGAATTTTTAGGGAAAGGCAACTCAACAACCCTTGCTGCTAGTGTG AATTTTGTTGACCTGGCAGGCAGTGAGCGCGCATCTCAAGCATTATCAGTTGGGCAAAGACTGAAAGAAGGCTGTCATATAAATCGCAGTTTACTGACTCTAGGGACTGTAATCCGGAAGCTGAG CAAAGGAAGGCATAGACACGTCAATTACAGAGATTCAAAGCTTACACGGATTCTGCAGCCTGCCCTGGGAGGCAATGCGAGAACTGCTATAGTTTGCACCTTGACCCCTGCCAGAAGCCATGTTGAGCAATCAAGAAACACCCTTTTATTTGCAACCTGTGCAAAGGAAGTATCAACTAACGCACAGGTCAATGTTGTGATGTCTGATAAGGCTTTGGTGAAACAACTTCAGAAAGAAGTAGCTAGGCTGGAGAGCGAGTTAAGAAGTCCAGGATCAATTTGTGATCATGCAGCATTGTTAAGAAAGAAAGATGTGCAGATTGAAAAG TTGGAGAAAGAGAATAGAGAGCTGAAGAAGGAACGAGATCTTGCTCATTCTCGGATTGAGGAATTACTACGAGTTGTCGAAAACAATAAGGTTTCACAAAAGTTCGTTGGAATTCTATCTGTTGATGGAGAGTTTGAATGTAATGGGATGTCAGATCCACTACTTTCAGAAAGCAGTGAGGATCATTCGTTATCTGATGTCGTATCTGATTCAAGTAAAGGAATAGATGAGTCTATGACAGGGATTGGAGAATATTCTGATGACATATGTAAGGAAGTTGGATGTATCGAGATGGCTGAATCTGAACAAGATGAGTCAAATGGTGAAAATAGAGAAAGATCACCGGATGCGTGGCAGCTTAGGTACGAGAGCGTCATTGCACAGGAGACCGCAGGAGCATTATCCACCAGAATTAGTGACTTAGAAAGCAGCCATTCTTTTGGCTTACTTGAGCAGAAATTTCAAGATTTGCAGAAGACCATTGATTCCCTGGTCGTGCCTTACCCCGAGTCATCTTCTCCTGGGGCCACATCAACCAGTATGACTGGTTCTGAAAGATTAAAAATGACACCAAGCAGAAGTAGTAGAGCTAACTTAACGGTTGGTTCACCGGACTTCGAGATGCCTGAACAAAGTGAAAGCACACCACCCACAGTGTTGGAGAAAAGCTTCACCGGAAGACCAGAAAGTGTCTTCCAAAGAAAGCACTGGAAAATTCCTCCTGTTATTTATGGTGTTAATAATGAGGCATTGTCCAGAAATGATTCTCTATCCTCAGACTCTGGTAGTTTCATAGATGAAACAAATGGTAAGAATGCCCAAGGGGATGAGGACATTCCCACTCTTGGTTCGTTTGTTGCTGGACTCAAGGAGATGGCGAAGCTTCAGTATGAAAATCAATCCATGAATCAG GTTGAAGAGATGGGAAAAACGAATGCCAGGGATGCTGCCTTTGACCCAGAGCAAGATTGGTCCTTGAAATTTGAGAAGCTGCAGAAATTGATTATTGAACTATGGCAGGCTTGCAATGTGTCATTAGTCCATAGGACATACTTCATCCTCCTTATTAAAGACGATTTCACAGATTCCATTTACATGGAGGTAGAGCATAGGAGACTATCCTACCTCAGGGAGACTTTTTCTCGGGGTGATTCAGCAGTTCATGATAATCGAACTCTGACACTAGCATCAAG CAAGAAAGCTCTTCGACGTGAAAGAGAGATGCTGAGCAGGCTTATGCATAAAAGGTGCACAGAAGACGAAAGaacgaagatgtacaatgagTGGGGCATCAGTGTGAAATCAAAACAAAGGAGGTTGCAACTGGTTCGCCTCTTATGGAGTGACACTGAAAATATGAACCGTATCACCAAGAGTGCTGCCATCATTTCGAAGCTGATTGGCTTCTCGCAGCATGGGCAAGCACACAAGGAGATGTTTGGACTTAGCTTCACGCCTCCACGTATGAGCAGAAGATCGTTTAGTTGGAAAAACAGTATGGTGTCTCTTTTATAA